From the Hordeum vulgare subsp. vulgare chromosome 1H, MorexV3_pseudomolecules_assembly, whole genome shotgun sequence genome, the window CACCACTAGCTCCAGCCACCCCACCAACACCTTCATCAAGTCCCCCCGTCGCACCTCCAACCTACGAACCTAACGATCAATCGCCACCACCTCCATTGAGTCCTCCGTCCATTCCATCACCACCTCCATCTAGCCCACCCGCGACACCTCCAACGAACCCGACTAATGACCAGCCTCCTCCACCATCGATTTCATCTAGCCCCCCACCACTAGCTCCAGCCACCCCACCAACACCTTCATCAAGTCCCCCCGTTGCACCTCCAACCTACGAACCTAACGGTCAATCACCACCGGCTCCATTGAGTCCTCCTTACATTCCCTCACCACCTCCATCTAGCCCACCTGTTGCACCTCCAACTCATGAccaccctcctccaccatcgatgTCGTCTAGCCCCCCACCACTAGCTCCAGCCACCCCACCAACACCTTCATCCAGTCCCCCCATTGCACCACCAACCTATGAACCTAACAATCAATCGCCACCGCCTCTATTGAGTCCTCCGTCCATCCCTACACCACCATCAAGCCCATCCGCCTCACCTCCAGTGAACCCAACTAATGATCAACCTCCTCCACCATCTCCATCATCTAGCACCCCACCACAGGCTCCTGCCActccaccaacacctccatctagTCCCCCCGTTTTCCCTCCATCCTACGAACCTAACGAATCGTCACCGCCTCCATTAAGTCCTCCATCCATTCCCTCACCACCCCCATCAAGTCCACCTGCAGCACCTCCTTTGAACCCAACTAATGATCAGCCACCTCCACCATCGTCGACATCTAGCCCACCATCAATAGCTCCAGCCACCCCACCAACATCTCCAACTAGTACACCTCCAACATACGAACCTAATGATCAATCGCCACCGCCTCCATTGAATCCTCCATCCATTCCCCCACCACAGTCTAACCCACCTGCCTCGCCTCCAATGAGCCCGACTAATGATCAACCTCCTTCACCATCTATGTCATCTAGCCCTCCAACAGTAGCTCCAGCCAccccaccaacacctccatctagTCCCTCTGTTACGCCTCCATCCTATGAACCTAACGATCAATCGCCACCGCCTCCATTGAATCCTCCGTCCATTCCATCACCACCTACATCAAGCCCGCCTGCAACACCTCCTATGAACCCGACTAATGAGCCTCCTCCACCATTAGCTCCAACTACTCCACCACCTTCCTCTAGCCCACCTGCTACACCTCCAACTTATGAGCAAActccttcatcaccaccatcatcgAGCACACCAACTGCTCCATCCATTGCCACACCACCTTTGTCTAGTCCCCCCGCTACACCTCCAACGTACCAAGATGATGACCAATCCCCTCCACCTCCATCATATAGCCCACCACCGACAGCTTTAGCtagtcctccaccaccaccattgAGTCCACCAACAATAGCACCAACCACTAGCACACCTCCATCTACTCCCACATCGCCTATGTCTAGTCCACCAGCAACACCTCCGACTAATGAAGGTAACcacccaccaccatcatcaccattaAGTCCGCCTACCACACCTCCGATGTACCAAGTTAAccaaccaccgccgccaccacaatTTAGTGCCCCTGCCACACCTCCAACCTATCAAGGTAATGCCCAACCACcggcatcaacaacaacaccgcCACTTGATGCCCCTTCTGGCAATGGATGGGTGCAAGTTCAAAACTTTCACGATGCCATGTACTGGCAAATCGGGCGCTTTGTGGTGTACAGGTTGGTAAACAAGAAGGACAACTCCCTTGTCGATGTGCTCTATGTGAGCATGCAACCTGCAGGAAATGGCAACAACTACTTCCTTGTGATAAAAGTAGCAGATGAATATAAGAAGGTCGGCAAGTATCACGTGCTCCTATGGGGTATGCCCGGGTCAGCAGATGAGGCATGGAAAGTATATTGGCTCAAATTTGTAGGAAACTGAGCACGTAGTGAAAACAAGATCATCTAGCTATCGACCATGCAGGGCATTTCTAGGGAAAGATATAGAGACATTTTGTGGTCAATGTGAGCCTGCATGTATTAGTTGATCTTTGTAGCTTTGAGTGGCTTGATATCCAACTATATGTTCTGATTTCAATAATAAATTTATGTTGTGTTCTCATTAAAATTGCTTCAAATTTACAAAATATGGGTGGTATAACTCGAAGCATAAGCGCTTCACTATACTGTGTGTTTGATAGTTGCCATGTGATTTCTATTGAAGTTTTTTGCTCATTTGCAGTTCATTCTTCGCCGTTCACCTGGACGTCCAGATCCTTGCCTTTCGTCACCAATTTCAAAGCAAGAGGAAAATTAAACAAACTCAAATATAAACAAACTGTAGCATACAAAGAGCAAATCCCTACAACCACCAAAAGAGAAGCTTCCCATGCATCTCCAGCAGGGTGGTGCGAGATGCAATAGAGGAAAAGGCTCGCACAATGCCAGTCAACAGGGACCAAAAGCAAAAAAAGAAGTTGAGTCATCTGccagatgtagtttaagcagcaaccatgcatatgcaagtgtgcAAAGAGGTGGCATTGACATGATATGTTGAAGAACCACAAGTGCAAGTGCACTAAATAACAGAACACAAATTTAATTACAGCAAGAAAACACAAAAGATAGGTTATAACCGAATAGCATGAAGCCAGCAGGACTAGGTATATGCACATAATTAAGAGTGCCAAGAGTTTCCATTGGGGGAAAGGTGCGGCTACGCTCTGATGCAGCCACTCCCCTTATCCAGAACATATATGTTTATAATACACCAGAGGTTATCAGTGCAGTTGTAGATAACAATTTTATATGGTCTTCTAGTCATTCTCATATATAGGGCGAGGGACCAGTATAAAATACTTCACATGGACATGAGAGATAATTCCAGGAAGATCAAGCGAGGTGCACAAGAAGTGAGCCGACCTCGATCAAGGGAGTTAAAAACACACTCTCGAACAGTAATGGTAACTATCCGACATTAGATAACAAAGCAAGCACTAGATCCAAGATGATCTCAACAAAATGTACATGTCTTGCTTGcagaagatgtaaaattgtaaCGCATTACCTCCGAAAGATGCATGGTTTCAGCCATGAAAGGTTGCCTCAGATTCTTGCCGAGTGAGATCCGACTAAGGTTTTAGCAGAGTGGACGATATTCCGACTGATCTGTTGCCAATAAGTGCCTTTATTCCCAAAGACATATTATAGATGGAGTGCTGCAACCACAATCAATAATATAGTAAGGCTT encodes:
- the LOC123419273 gene encoding extensin-like encodes the protein MRSLPIVVLSLLILVLAAHLSQADDKGSSGENGKGSRDGDDHKSNGVGPVKKPKCPKPGHGPKNHDKDGKGPKEKECDDEETTPSSPGPSPDQGNGSPSPPPPPSYSPPDQTNTPSPPPPLQTSPPTAPPPYQPSNQSPPPPSSSSPPPAPLPSPPVTPPTYEPNDQSPPPPSIPPPPPSSPPAAPPMNPTNDQPPPPSMSSSPPPLAPATPPTPSSSPPATPPTYGPNDQSPPPPLSPPSIPSPPPSSLPATPPMNPSNYQPPPPSMSSSPPPLVPATPPTPSSSPPVAPPTYEPNGQSPPPPPSPSSIPSPPPSSPPATPPVNPTDDQPPPPSMSSSPPSIAPATPPTSPTSPPSTPPTYEPNDQSPPPPLNPPSIPPPPQSNPPASPPMSPTNDQPPPPSMSSSPPPLAPATPPTPSSSPPVAPPTYELNDQSPAPPLSPPTIPSPPPSSPPATPPTNPTNDQPPPPSISSSPPPLAPATPPTPSSSPPVAPPTYEPNDQSPPPPLSPPSIPSPPPSSPPATPPTNPTNDQPPPPSISSSPPPLAPATPPTPSSSPPVAPPTYEPNGQSPPAPLSPPYIPSPPPSSPPVAPPTHDHPPPPSMSSSPPPLAPATPPTPSSSPPIAPPTYEPNNQSPPPLLSPPSIPTPPSSPSASPPVNPTNDQPPPPSPSSSTPPQAPATPPTPPSSPPVFPPSYEPNESSPPPLSPPSIPSPPPSSPPAAPPLNPTNDQPPPPSSTSSPPSIAPATPPTSPTSTPPTYEPNDQSPPPPLNPPSIPPPQSNPPASPPMSPTNDQPPSPSMSSSPPTVAPATPPTPPSSPSVTPPSYEPNDQSPPPPLNPPSIPSPPTSSPPATPPMNPTNEPPPPLAPTTPPPSSSPPATPPTYEQTPSSPPSSSTPTAPSIATPPLSSPPATPPTYQDDDQSPPPPSYSPPPTALASPPPPPLSPPTIAPTTSTPPSTPTSPMSSPPATPPTNEGNHPPPSSPLSPPTTPPMYQVNQPPPPPQFSAPATPPTYQGNAQPPASTTTPPLDAPSGNGWVQVQNFHDAMYWQIGRFVVYRLVNKKDNSLVDVLYVSMQPAGNGNNYFLVIKVADEYKKVGKYHVLLWGMPGSADEAWKVYWLKFVGN